A DNA window from Solanum lycopersicum chromosome 3, SLM_r2.1 contains the following coding sequences:
- the LOC101245244 gene encoding elongation factor Tu, chloroplastic, which produces MASISAAAATATSSPKLLNPSNPLLPSAAKPSKLILSSSFTPNFSTLLLHSPAATSPTTHHQRRFTVRAARGKFERKKPHVNIGTIGHVDHGKTTLTAALTMALASMGNSAPKKYDEIDAAPEERARGITINTATVEYETENRHYAHVDCPGHADYVKNMITGAAQMDGAILVVSGADGPMPQTKEHILLAKQVGVPNMVVFLNKQDQVDDEELLELVELEVRELLSSYEFPGDDIPIVSGSALLALEALMANPSIKRGENEWVDKIFTLMDNVDSYIPIPQRQTELPFLMAIEDVFSITGRGTVATGRVERGTVRVGETVDIVGLRDTRSTTVTGVEMFQKILDEAMAGDNVGLLLRGIQKIDIQRGMVLAKPGTITPHTKFEALVYVLKKEEGGRHSPFFSGYRPQFYMRTTDVTGKVTSITTDKGDESKMVMPGDRVNLVVELIMPVACEQGMRFAIREGGKTVGAGVIQKILE; this is translated from the coding sequence ATGGCTTCAATTTCAGCAGCGGCTGCCACCGCCACTTCTTCTCCTAAGCTCCTAAACCCTTCTAATCCCCTTCTTCCTTCCGCTGCTAAACCATCTAAGCTTATCCTATCCTCTTCATTTACCCCCAACTTTTCTACCCTTCTCCTCCACTCACCCGCCGCTACTTCTCCCACTACCCACCACCAACGCCGCTTCACTGTCCGTGCTGCCCGTGGCAAATTCGAGAGGAAGAAACCCCATGTCAATATTGGCACTATTGGTCATGTTGACCATGGAAAGACTACCCTTACTGCTGCTTTAACCATGGCTCTTGCTTCTATGGGTAATTCCGCTCCCAAGAAGTATGATGAAATTGATGCCGCCCCAGAAGAGCGTGCTCGTGGGATTACTATTAATACGGCTACGGTTGAGTATGAGACTGAGAACCGACACTATGCCCACGTGGACTGCCCCGGTCACGCTGATTATGTCAAGAACATGATTACTGGTGCTGCCCAGATGGATGGAGCTATTCTTGTTGTTTCCGGTGCTGATGGCCCAATGCCACAGACCAAAGAACATATCTTGCTTGCTAAACAAGTGGGTGTTCCTAATATGGTGGTGTTTTTGAACAAACAAGATCAGGTTGATGATGAAGAGCTTCTTGAGCTTGTTGAGTTGGAGGTAAGAGAGCTTTTGTCTAGTTATGAGTTCCCTGGTGATGATATTCCTATTGTTTCTGGCTCTGCTCTTTTGGCTTTAGAGGCTTTAATGGCAAATCCTAGTATTAAGAGAGGTGAAAATGAATGGGTTGATAAGATTTTTACATTAATGGACAATGTTGATAGTTATATTCCTATTCCGCAAAGACAAACTGAGTTGCCTTTTTTGATGGCTATTGAAGATGTGTTTTCAATCACTGGTAGAGGTACAGTGGCAACAGGGAGAGTAGAGAGAGGGACTGTTAGGGTTGGAGAGACCGTTGATATTGTAGGATTAAGAGACACCAGGTCTACTACCGTGACCGGGGTTGAAATGTTTCAGAAGATTTTGGATGAAGCAATGGCTGGTGATAATGTGGGATTGTTGTTGAGAGGTATTCAGAAGATTGATATTCAAAGAGGAATGGTGTTGGCGAAACCGGGAACAATCACTCCTCACACCAAGTTTGAAGCTCTTGTGTATGTTCTGAAAAAGGAGGAGGGTGGCAGGCATTCCCCATTCTTTTCGGGGTATAGGCCTCAGTTTTACATGAGGACCACCGATGTAACTGGGAAGGTTACTTCCATTACCACTGACAAAGGGGATGAATCTAAGATGGTCATGCCTGGTGATCGTGTGAACTTGGTGGTTGAGCTCATTATGCCTGTCGCTTGTGAACAAGGGATGAGATTTGCCATCAGGGAAGGAGGAAAGACTGTTGGAGCTGGTGTCATTCAGAAAATTCTTGAGTGA